Proteins found in one Erythrobacter sp. KY5 genomic segment:
- the ada gene encoding bifunctional DNA-binding transcriptional regulator/O6-methylguanine-DNA methyltransferase Ada, whose amino-acid sequence MAHEHTLTDDQRWQIALAKDRRYDGAFVTGVHSTGIYCRPSCPARAPLRKNVRFYATPADAEAAGLRACKRCSPNTQSGEEACVLAAIAAIRADGAQTLDQLADLTGYSPTHFQRLFKRTVGLSPAAFARALREERVRGALGNGASVTDALYEAGYASASRFYDNTKDKLGMRASDWSRGGEGVRIHWTVIATSLGDMLVAATDKGVCCLSFGEGEVELQARFPKANLVEAGDEFKTLFEQVTAAVEQPALDNSHIPLDVHGTAFQQRCWQALRTIPAGETRSYGEQAAMLGNPKASRAVGSANGANNVAVLIPCHRVVQADGSIGGYAYGPQIKAELLKREGAAQEELF is encoded by the coding sequence ATGGCACACGAACACACCTTGACCGATGATCAGCGCTGGCAAATCGCGCTGGCCAAGGACCGCCGGTATGACGGAGCCTTCGTAACGGGCGTCCATTCGACGGGCATTTACTGCCGGCCATCATGTCCGGCGCGGGCACCGTTGCGCAAGAATGTGCGCTTTTATGCGACGCCCGCGGACGCCGAAGCGGCGGGCCTGCGCGCCTGCAAGCGGTGTTCGCCCAACACCCAGAGCGGGGAGGAAGCCTGCGTGCTAGCCGCCATCGCTGCGATCCGGGCCGATGGTGCGCAGACCCTTGACCAGCTGGCGGACCTTACCGGCTATTCCCCGACGCACTTTCAACGATTGTTCAAGCGCACCGTCGGCCTGTCACCCGCAGCATTCGCAAGAGCGCTGCGCGAAGAACGCGTGCGTGGCGCGCTGGGAAACGGCGCGAGCGTCACCGATGCTCTCTATGAGGCCGGTTATGCGAGCGCCTCGCGCTTTTATGACAACACGAAGGACAAGCTGGGCATGAGGGCAAGCGACTGGAGCAGGGGCGGCGAGGGTGTACGTATCCATTGGACCGTGATCGCGACTTCGCTGGGCGATATGCTGGTTGCCGCGACCGATAAGGGCGTGTGCTGCCTCAGTTTCGGCGAGGGCGAGGTGGAGTTGCAGGCGCGTTTCCCCAAGGCCAATCTGGTTGAGGCGGGCGACGAGTTCAAGACCCTGTTCGAGCAGGTCACGGCCGCCGTTGAGCAACCCGCGCTCGACAATTCGCACATTCCGTTGGACGTGCATGGCACCGCGTTTCAGCAACGCTGCTGGCAGGCATTGCGCACAATTCCCGCAGGCGAAACGCGCAGCTATGGCGAGCAGGCCGCGATGCTTGGTAATCCCAAGGCCAGTCGCGCCGTGGGCAGTGCGAACGGCGCGAACAACGTCGCTGTCCTGATACCGTGCCACCGCGTTGTGCAGGCCGATGGCTCGATTGGCGGCTACGCCTATGGGCCTCAGATCAAGGCTGAGTTGCTCAAGCGTGAAGGCGCTGCGCAAGAGGAGTTGTTTTGA
- a CDS encoding isocitrate lyase/phosphoenolpyruvate mutase family protein, with product MTRNEFAALHRAGDPLVLFNIWDAGSAVAVARAGAKAVATGSHSLAGAQGYDDGEHIPFSRLTETARQIADAVDLPVTIDLETGYATNLADLAHNADALAHAGVIGCNLEDRLIRAGGLRAIDEQAERIAVVSGEGLFVNARTDIFLGPLMEGKDPNHVELVYAAVERANAYRSAGAGSFFIPGLGDPDLIAQVCDKVALPVNVMRLPGMVGNHELAALGVSRISYGGAPWRDAMASVEAAARESLR from the coding sequence ATGACCAGAAACGAATTTGCAGCGCTTCACCGGGCTGGCGATCCGCTGGTTCTGTTCAACATATGGGACGCAGGCAGCGCCGTCGCTGTCGCGCGCGCAGGCGCAAAGGCGGTCGCAACAGGCAGCCATTCGCTCGCGGGAGCGCAGGGGTATGACGACGGCGAACACATTCCGTTTTCGCGCCTGACCGAAACAGCCAGGCAGATTGCCGATGCGGTGGATTTGCCGGTCACGATCGACTTGGAAACGGGATATGCGACCAATCTTGCCGACCTTGCGCACAACGCCGATGCGCTCGCTCACGCAGGCGTGATCGGCTGCAATCTCGAAGATCGCCTGATCCGCGCTGGCGGTTTGCGCGCAATCGACGAACAGGCAGAACGCATCGCAGTGGTTAGCGGCGAAGGCCTGTTCGTAAACGCGCGCACTGACATATTTCTCGGGCCGTTGATGGAGGGCAAGGACCCGAACCACGTCGAGCTTGTCTATGCCGCGGTCGAGCGGGCCAACGCTTACCGTTCAGCAGGAGCGGGCAGTTTCTTCATTCCGGGATTGGGCGACCCCGACCTGATTGCTCAGGTTTGCGACAAGGTCGCGCTGCCCGTCAACGTGATGCGGCTGCCCGGCATGGTCGGCAATCACGAGCTCGCGGCTCTGGGTGTTTCACGGATCAGCTATGGCGGCGCGCCGTGGCGCGATGCGATGGCGAGCGTAGAGGCAGCTGCGCGCGAAAGCCTGCGATAG
- a CDS encoding glutathione S-transferase family protein, whose protein sequence is MLTIHHLRISQSERIVWLAEELGLEYDLKLYNRDPETRLAPAELKAIHPMEIAPVITDGDLVLGESGAIMDYIVGKYAPDTDLVPGPYHPDFADHLYWYHFANATLMTNAMMSIAVNAVGAEMPPPLMKRVTNAWAHIEKRLGEADYFGGSAFTTADIMLGFSLTTARAFNDMSVDHMPNLKAWLKRIGARDAYQRAMAKAEPGFPPKLD, encoded by the coding sequence ATGCTGACCATCCACCACCTGCGCATTTCGCAGTCCGAACGCATTGTCTGGCTGGCTGAGGAATTGGGCCTCGAATACGATCTGAAGCTCTACAACCGCGATCCCGAAACGCGCCTTGCCCCGGCTGAGCTCAAGGCTATTCACCCGATGGAGATTGCGCCGGTCATCACCGACGGTGATCTGGTTCTGGGCGAAAGCGGCGCGATCATGGATTACATCGTGGGCAAGTATGCTCCCGATACGGATCTAGTTCCCGGCCCCTATCACCCGGACTTTGCCGATCACCTGTACTGGTATCATTTCGCCAACGCGACGCTGATGACCAATGCGATGATGAGCATTGCGGTGAACGCTGTGGGCGCGGAAATGCCGCCGCCGCTGATGAAGCGCGTGACAAACGCCTGGGCGCATATCGAAAAGCGTCTGGGCGAAGCCGACTATTTCGGCGGCTCAGCTTTTACCACGGCCGATATCATGCTCGGCTTCTCGCTGACGACGGCGCGCGCCTTCAACGACATGAGCGTCGATCACATGCCGAACCTCAAGGCGTGGCTGAAGCGCATCGGAGCGCGCGATGCCTATCAGCGCGCAATGGCCAAGGCCGAGCCGGGCTTTCCGCCAAAGCTCGATTGA
- a CDS encoding primosomal protein N' encodes MNRVRLLVLNAALGALDYKLAEGMNVEPGSVVVAPLGPRTVTGIVWDEGRLPGAEVDASKLRALREVVPVPPLSEPLRRLIEWTADYYCAPLSSVARMVLSSGGALGGPTTTTEYRLSGGTPERMTPQRAAAIEALEGEQGTIRELSAIAEVSEGVLRGLVNQGVIEPVTVSIDRPYDQANADHHQPALSDDQRRVAKQLVKAVEARRFEPFLLDGVTGSGKTETYFEPVAEALRMGRQVLVLLPEIALTENFLTRFEDRFGAAPVQWHSSLKSTERRRAWRAISTGDAQVIVGARSALFLPYADLGLIVVDEAHEISFKQDDGVRYNARDVSVMRARFEEIPVLLASATPALESLHMANTGTYTKLELPSRFGGAQLPEIKLVDLTIEKPASGRWLAAPLMEALEARLETGEQSLLFLNRRGYAPLTLCRNCGHRFQCPNCSAWLVEHRLSARLACHHCGLETRPPDTCPECGEGDCLVACGPGVERIADEVAELFPEARVAVATSDTLGSPARAAEFLQKVEAKAIDVIVGTQLVTKGFHFPELTLVGVVDADLGLEGGDLRAAERTYQQVAQVAGRAGRGAKPGEVLIQTRHPDAAVIAALANGDRDAFYEAETDARRDAGAPPFGRWASIILSSEDDREAREAAARLGDTRPHLDDLMILGPAPAPLALLRNRYRYRFLINARRSANLQGVLRDWIGRQDFAPGVRVGIDIDPYSFV; translated from the coding sequence ATGAACCGCGTCCGACTCCTCGTCTTGAATGCTGCCCTGGGTGCGCTCGACTACAAGCTTGCAGAGGGCATGAATGTCGAGCCGGGCAGCGTGGTCGTTGCGCCGCTGGGTCCGCGCACGGTGACCGGCATTGTGTGGGACGAAGGTCGCTTGCCGGGGGCTGAGGTCGACGCATCGAAGCTTCGCGCGCTGCGAGAGGTGGTGCCCGTTCCGCCGCTGTCCGAACCCCTGCGCCGCCTGATCGAATGGACCGCCGACTATTACTGCGCCCCGCTTTCAAGCGTCGCGCGCATGGTTCTTTCAAGCGGAGGCGCGCTTGGCGGCCCGACCACCACGACCGAATATCGCCTGTCGGGCGGTACGCCTGAACGTATGACCCCGCAGCGTGCCGCCGCAATCGAAGCGCTGGAGGGCGAGCAAGGCACGATCCGCGAGCTGTCAGCCATCGCAGAAGTATCCGAAGGGGTGCTTCGCGGCCTTGTAAATCAGGGTGTGATCGAGCCGGTCACCGTCTCCATCGACCGGCCTTATGATCAGGCAAACGCCGACCACCACCAGCCGGCCCTGTCCGACGATCAGAGGCGGGTGGCCAAGCAGCTCGTGAAGGCGGTCGAGGCGCGCAGGTTCGAGCCCTTCCTGCTCGATGGCGTAACCGGTTCGGGCAAGACCGAGACTTATTTCGAACCTGTCGCCGAGGCCTTGCGCATGGGGCGGCAGGTGCTGGTGCTCCTCCCCGAAATCGCCCTGACCGAAAACTTCCTTACCCGGTTCGAAGACCGCTTTGGAGCCGCCCCCGTTCAGTGGCACTCTTCGCTCAAGTCGACCGAACGTCGCCGCGCGTGGCGTGCGATCAGCACGGGGGATGCGCAGGTCATCGTCGGCGCGCGCTCTGCCCTGTTCCTGCCTTACGCCGACCTCGGCCTTATCGTTGTCGACGAAGCGCACGAGATCAGTTTCAAGCAGGATGACGGTGTTCGCTACAACGCCAGAGACGTGTCGGTTATGCGCGCGCGGTTCGAGGAGATTCCGGTGTTGCTCGCCAGTGCGACGCCTGCTCTGGAAAGCCTGCATATGGCGAACACCGGGACGTATACGAAACTCGAACTGCCCAGCCGGTTCGGCGGCGCGCAATTGCCTGAGATAAAGCTTGTCGATCTCACGATAGAGAAACCGGCAAGCGGTCGCTGGCTGGCCGCACCGCTGATGGAGGCTTTGGAGGCACGGCTCGAAACGGGCGAGCAATCGCTCCTGTTTCTCAACCGCAGGGGCTACGCGCCTCTGACCTTGTGCCGCAATTGCGGGCACCGGTTTCAGTGCCCCAATTGCAGCGCGTGGCTGGTCGAGCATCGGCTTTCCGCACGGCTCGCCTGCCATCATTGCGGTCTCGAAACGCGCCCTCCCGACACATGCCCCGAATGCGGCGAAGGCGATTGCCTTGTGGCTTGTGGCCCCGGAGTGGAGCGCATCGCCGATGAAGTCGCCGAACTTTTCCCCGAAGCGCGCGTAGCGGTCGCGACTTCAGACACGTTGGGCTCCCCAGCCCGCGCGGCGGAATTTCTTCAAAAGGTCGAAGCCAAGGCGATCGACGTGATCGTCGGCACTCAGCTTGTTACAAAAGGCTTTCACTTTCCCGAGCTCACTCTCGTCGGCGTGGTCGATGCTGACCTTGGCCTTGAGGGAGGAGACCTTCGCGCAGCCGAGCGCACATATCAGCAAGTGGCGCAGGTCGCAGGGCGCGCCGGGCGCGGGGCAAAGCCGGGCGAAGTGCTGATTCAGACGCGGCACCCGGACGCCGCTGTCATCGCCGCGCTCGCCAACGGGGACCGTGATGCTTTTTACGAGGCCGAAACCGATGCAAGGCGCGATGCGGGCGCTCCGCCCTTTGGTCGCTGGGCCTCGATAATCCTGTCATCCGAAGACGACCGCGAAGCGCGCGAGGCGGCGGCGCGGCTGGGCGATACGCGCCCGCATCTCGACGACCTGATGATCCTTGGCCCTGCCCCTGCCCCGCTTGCGCTGCTGAGAAACCGCTACCGCTATCGCTTCCTCATCAACGCGCGGCGCAGTGCGAACTTGCAAGGGGTGCTGCGCGACTGGATCGGGAGGCAGGATTTTGCTCCCGGCGTCCGCGTCGGCATCGACATCGATCCCTACAGTTTCGTGTAA
- a CDS encoding PAS domain-containing protein, whose protein sequence is MPPELSEARLGEAIAKLPFSMVLASATLEDQPILYINERFTSVTGYSEEMTVGRNCRFLQGEETDPKTVAKIRAALENGEDITVDLANYRADGSMFMNRLLISPIRNDEGEVVSFLGIQRDLTGQIEELPAGSDDVLMSELQHRVKNHLAMIVGLIRMHESSEASKEALAALSSRVQSLALLYEELSGSGVATISDDQISAGAYISRVAAALGSIDGRKAIRMNVDCDQVSLPVNVATTLGLLVTEFLTNSLEHAFVGRDLGMIRVRLENLAGGLVRLTVEDDGVGLPEGLNWPRGSMSLRERRKAMRAQGEGERRGLGGAMVNSLVDSIGGKLSVGGTDHGTIIVLDLPPRPTNDPE, encoded by the coding sequence ATGCCACCTGAGTTGTCAGAGGCCCGCCTGGGCGAAGCCATAGCCAAGCTGCCATTTTCCATGGTCCTCGCGAGCGCGACGCTCGAAGATCAGCCAATCCTTTACATCAACGAACGCTTCACCTCCGTTACCGGGTACAGCGAGGAAATGACCGTCGGACGCAACTGCCGTTTCCTTCAGGGCGAAGAAACCGACCCAAAGACGGTCGCCAAGATCCGCGCGGCACTCGAAAACGGTGAGGACATTACCGTCGATCTGGCCAATTACCGGGCCGATGGTTCGATGTTCATGAACCGGCTGCTGATCTCTCCAATCCGTAATGACGAAGGTGAGGTCGTCTCGTTCCTCGGAATTCAGCGCGACCTGACGGGACAGATAGAGGAGCTTCCCGCAGGATCGGACGATGTGCTCATGTCCGAATTGCAGCACCGGGTCAAAAACCACCTCGCCATGATAGTGGGCCTGATACGGATGCACGAAAGCAGCGAAGCCTCGAAAGAAGCGCTCGCTGCGCTCTCCAGCCGGGTCCAAAGCCTTGCGCTGTTGTACGAAGAGCTATCTGGCAGCGGCGTTGCCACGATTTCGGACGACCAGATTTCGGCAGGCGCTTACATCAGCCGGGTCGCGGCGGCGCTAGGCTCGATTGACGGGCGCAAGGCGATCCGCATGAATGTCGATTGCGATCAGGTGTCCCTTCCGGTCAATGTCGCGACAACGCTGGGACTGCTCGTGACAGAATTTCTGACCAATAGCCTCGAACACGCCTTTGTCGGGCGCGACCTCGGAATGATCCGGGTGCGGCTTGAGAATCTGGCTGGCGGGCTGGTGCGATTGACGGTCGAAGATGACGGCGTCGGCCTGCCGGAGGGGTTGAACTGGCCGCGCGGCAGCATGTCTTTGAGAGAAAGACGAAAGGCCATGCGCGCACAAGGCGAAGGCGAGCGGCGCGGTCTTGGTGGAGCGATGGTCAATTCTCTGGTCGATTCCATCGGCGGGAAGCTGTCGGTCGGAGGAACCGATCACGGGACCATCATCGTACTCGACCTGCCGCCGCGACCGACCAACGATCCCGAGTAA
- a CDS encoding serine hydrolase, whose product MRTLAYVLGAIVVLAIGLFVWALWMIKVPAVAVSSSDFGPELEAWFDARHGGRISQFNGAALVIHDGKVVVRKAWGLDGDGRALTADSQFRLASVSKSFTAAAILKLAHDGLLDLDKPVGDQIEDCPVKATPAQFLRHVSGVPDDYFERANPDEITTIGWVFDHVCSGSQSYEAPTEYQYNNTGYVFLAGLVKRVSGQSFESYLRQEVLAPLGMDKTRVWNLVSADDFANRATSFNDDGKMEPTNLDGVAGDGAVFSTLDDLANWVRFWRDDRLISRALKDRATGRGIGDGYHFGLNRNGDLISHNGAWLGARTYLGFKDDGADGDVVILLDNSSSIFVDDMASEIWTALEKG is encoded by the coding sequence ATGCGCACGCTTGCCTATGTCCTTGGAGCGATTGTGGTTCTGGCCATTGGCCTGTTCGTCTGGGCGCTCTGGATGATCAAGGTGCCTGCTGTCGCCGTTAGTTCCTCTGACTTTGGACCTGAGCTCGAAGCATGGTTCGATGCCCGCCACGGGGGTCGGATTTCACAGTTCAACGGCGCGGCTCTGGTTATCCACGATGGCAAAGTCGTGGTTCGCAAGGCGTGGGGGCTGGACGGTGATGGCCGCGCGTTGACAGCGGACTCGCAGTTTCGCCTTGCCTCGGTCTCGAAGAGCTTCACCGCTGCCGCGATCCTGAAGCTCGCGCATGACGGCCTACTCGACCTCGACAAGCCGGTCGGCGATCAGATTGAAGACTGCCCCGTCAAGGCAACGCCCGCGCAATTTCTTCGCCATGTCTCCGGCGTTCCCGACGATTATTTCGAGCGCGCCAACCCGGATGAAATCACTACCATTGGTTGGGTGTTCGATCATGTCTGCTCAGGCTCACAAAGCTACGAAGCGCCGACCGAGTACCAGTACAATAACACCGGCTACGTGTTCCTCGCTGGACTTGTCAAGCGTGTTTCCGGGCAATCGTTTGAGAGCTATCTTAGACAGGAAGTCCTCGCGCCCTTGGGCATGGACAAGACTCGCGTGTGGAACCTGGTAAGCGCAGATGACTTTGCGAACCGCGCCACCAGCTTCAATGACGACGGCAAAATGGAGCCAACCAATCTCGACGGCGTAGCGGGCGATGGAGCGGTATTTTCTACACTCGATGATCTTGCAAACTGGGTGCGGTTCTGGCGCGATGACCGGCTGATTTCACGCGCGCTAAAGGATCGCGCTACTGGCAGAGGGATAGGCGATGGTTACCACTTCGGGCTCAATCGAAACGGTGATCTGATCTCGCATAACGGCGCCTGGCTGGGTGCTCGCACCTATCTTGGCTTCAAGGACGATGGAGCAGATGGCGACGTGGTAATTCTGCTCGACAACTCGTCCTCGATCTTTGTCGACGATATGGCCAGCGAGATCTGGACAGCGCTGGAGAAGGGTTGA
- a CDS encoding SDR family NAD(P)-dependent oxidoreductase, which translates to MKPYEHLSRSIAGHKAIITGAASGMGRATAHLFASEGAHVAVTDLDQSKCDAVAKKIAAAGYPGSALPLALDVLDANAIEARVAEIGEHFGGLDIVVNNAGFSLHAMIEDDEYPEYWDKSIAGLLTAHQRIIRAAMPYLRQSDHPRIVNIASTEGLGATPTNSPYVAAKHGVIGLTRGMAVDLGRDGITVNCICPGPIRTGITDRIPEEHKEIYAKRRVPLRRYGHPEEVAHMTLSLVLPSASFITGAVIPVDGGLTIKNG; encoded by the coding sequence ATGAAACCCTACGAACACCTTAGCCGCTCGATCGCGGGTCACAAGGCGATCATCACCGGCGCTGCCAGCGGCATGGGCCGCGCGACTGCACATCTGTTCGCCTCGGAAGGTGCACATGTTGCGGTGACCGATCTCGACCAGTCGAAATGCGACGCGGTGGCGAAGAAAATTGCCGCTGCTGGCTATCCCGGCAGCGCCCTGCCCCTAGCGCTGGACGTGCTGGACGCCAATGCCATCGAAGCGCGGGTGGCGGAAATCGGCGAGCATTTCGGCGGTCTTGACATCGTCGTCAACAATGCAGGCTTCTCGCTTCACGCGATGATCGAGGATGATGAATATCCCGAATACTGGGACAAGAGCATCGCCGGCCTGCTCACCGCCCACCAGCGCATCATCCGCGCAGCTATGCCCTATCTTCGCCAGAGCGATCATCCGCGCATTGTCAACATCGCTTCGACCGAGGGATTGGGCGCGACGCCGACGAATTCGCCCTATGTCGCGGCCAAACACGGCGTGATTGGCCTCACACGCGGGATGGCGGTGGACCTTGGGCGCGACGGGATCACTGTGAACTGCATCTGTCCCGGCCCGATCCGCACCGGCATTACCGATCGGATTCCCGAAGAGCACAAGGAAATCTACGCCAAGCGCCGCGTCCCCTTGCGCCGTTACGGTCACCCTGAGGAGGTGGCGCACATGACCTTGTCGTTGGTGCTTCCCTCTGCGAGCTTTATCACCGGCGCCGTCATCCCGGTCGATGGCGGGCTGACGATCAAGAACGGTTAG
- a CDS encoding cryptochrome/photolyase family protein, with amino-acid sequence MASQSCVLVPILGDQLTRTLASLRGQTKDDTVILMMEVWDEATYVKHHKQKITLIFSAMRHFATELEDAGWSVDYVKLTDEDNAGSFTGEVARAVERHDPAKIRVVEAGEWRVQQAIEEWPDKFACEVEILPDDRFIATHAEFRDWADDRKHLTMEHFYRDMRRKTGLLMTEDGKPEGGDWNYDKDNREPPKDEMDPPPVPKFEPDDITREVMALVEEKFGDHFGSLETFEWPVTRDEAEKAVDAFFAERIEKFGPFQDAMVHGSDDMYHSMLSTSINLGLLDPVDLCKRAEQAYKDGRAPINSVEGFIRQIIGWREYIRGFYWLHMPGLESDNKLNAQRALPDFFWTGETDMRCLADCIRSTHENAHAHHIQRLMVLGNFCLLAGINPRDVQDWYLAVYADAYEWVELPNVSGMILYADGGNLATKPYAASGNYINKMSDYCKECSYSVSKKTGDGACPFNPLYWHFMDRHRDRLESNHRVGRIYSNWDRMDDEKKSDYLESAQKFLDTLTPADSSWARNE; translated from the coding sequence ATGGCTTCCCAATCTTGCGTTCTCGTGCCCATCCTGGGCGATCAGTTGACCCGTACACTTGCCTCTCTGCGCGGGCAGACCAAGGACGACACCGTCATCTTGATGATGGAGGTCTGGGACGAGGCCACCTACGTCAAGCATCACAAGCAGAAGATCACTCTCATCTTTTCCGCCATGCGCCACTTTGCCACCGAACTGGAAGATGCGGGCTGGAGCGTCGACTACGTCAAGCTCACCGACGAGGACAATGCGGGCAGCTTCACCGGCGAAGTCGCGCGCGCTGTCGAGCGGCACGATCCGGCAAAGATCCGCGTGGTCGAGGCGGGCGAATGGCGCGTGCAGCAAGCTATCGAGGAATGGCCGGATAAATTCGCCTGCGAAGTCGAAATTCTCCCCGACGACCGTTTCATCGCGACCCACGCCGAATTCCGCGACTGGGCCGATGATCGCAAGCACCTCACCATGGAGCATTTCTATCGCGATATGCGCCGAAAGACCGGCCTGTTGATGACCGAAGACGGCAAACCGGAAGGCGGCGACTGGAATTACGACAAGGACAACCGCGAACCGCCCAAGGACGAAATGGACCCGCCGCCGGTCCCGAAATTCGAGCCCGACGACATCACGCGCGAAGTCATGGCGCTTGTCGAAGAAAAGTTCGGCGACCATTTCGGCAGTCTCGAAACATTTGAATGGCCCGTCACGCGTGACGAGGCGGAAAAGGCCGTCGATGCCTTCTTCGCCGAGCGGATCGAGAAATTCGGACCCTTTCAGGACGCGATGGTCCATGGGTCGGACGACATGTACCACTCGATGCTTTCGACCAGCATCAACCTTGGCCTGCTCGACCCGGTGGACCTATGCAAACGCGCCGAGCAGGCTTACAAGGACGGCCGCGCACCGATCAATTCGGTCGAAGGTTTCATCCGCCAGATCATCGGCTGGCGCGAATACATTCGGGGCTTTTACTGGCTCCACATGCCGGGCCTCGAGAGCGACAACAAGCTCAACGCCCAGCGCGCTCTGCCAGACTTCTTCTGGACTGGCGAGACCGACATGCGCTGCCTTGCCGACTGCATCCGCTCGACCCACGAAAACGCGCACGCGCACCATATTCAACGCCTGATGGTGCTCGGCAATTTTTGCCTGCTTGCAGGGATCAATCCTCGCGACGTGCAGGACTGGTATCTCGCGGTCTATGCCGATGCGTATGAGTGGGTGGAGTTGCCCAACGTTTCAGGGATGATCCTTTACGCCGATGGCGGAAATCTCGCGACCAAACCCTACGCGGCGAGCGGGAATTACATCAACAAGATGTCCGACTACTGCAAGGAATGCAGCTACTCCGTCAGCAAGAAGACGGGCGACGGCGCGTGCCCATTCAACCCGCTCTACTGGCACTTCATGGACCGCCACCGCGACCGGCTGGAAAGCAATCACCGCGTCGGGCGCATCTATTCGAACTGGGACCGAATGGATGACGAGAAGAAATCCGATTACCTTGAGAGCGCGCAGAAATTCCTCGACACGTTGACCCCTGCCGATAGTAGCTGGGCAAGAAACGAGTAA
- a CDS encoding trypsin-like peptidase domain-containing protein, translating into MIALFRKFLALFALALITAPTSADPGDVDAAARGVVRVVLIDRSGDEVVAVTHGSGFAVSPTQIVTNAHVIREALLDDTLRIGIVPSEGDAATFATPLAVSPRNDLALLEITDGSLRLEPLTLAGEVNGDMGEVSAVGYPMNVDLAQGLEMSDIFRAQPPVKSRGFLSGQRPSRQFDTILHTAPIARGNSGGPLLDGCGRVLGVNSFGADSDGSDAEFYFAVSLRELMPFLRENEIQPRVNSLPCRSIDELNAAERARFEQQRAEAQERIAARETALREARDAARLQAQIEVMERRDNAMAIAMVLLLVAIGAAYTAGQLRTSLADKPELRNRAMIAAGVAGAALIATVIVWVTRPGYSEIEERTAALLGEDDAPPTDTTNPASTIVGDGTLICTLDTDRSRITGARTDDVEFDWAATGCVNERTQYGLMNGDWTRVLVPGDEAAVSVSTYDPDTRTFRTDRYLLGRQAMNAAREARSAYDPPACGVTDAARTVAEQQSALVAQLPERPNERLVYSCETKRADSGAGALNAEQ; encoded by the coding sequence ATGATAGCATTGTTTCGCAAATTTCTGGCGCTTTTCGCCCTCGCACTGATCACCGCGCCAACATCTGCAGATCCCGGCGATGTCGATGCGGCGGCGCGCGGGGTCGTGCGCGTGGTCCTAATCGACCGAAGCGGCGATGAGGTTGTGGCGGTCACGCATGGCAGCGGCTTTGCCGTCTCCCCCACGCAAATCGTCACCAATGCGCACGTCATCCGCGAAGCTTTGCTCGACGACACTTTGCGCATCGGGATCGTTCCGAGCGAAGGCGATGCGGCCACCTTCGCCACCCCCTTGGCAGTCAGCCCGCGCAACGACCTTGCCCTGCTGGAAATCACCGACGGATCGCTTCGCCTCGAACCGCTTACTCTGGCAGGCGAGGTCAACGGCGACATGGGAGAGGTTTCGGCGGTCGGTTACCCGATGAATGTCGATCTGGCGCAAGGGCTGGAGATGAGCGACATCTTCCGTGCTCAGCCGCCGGTAAAGAGCCGGGGGTTCCTCTCGGGCCAGCGACCCAGCCGGCAGTTCGACACGATCCTCCACACCGCTCCGATTGCGCGCGGCAATTCGGGCGGGCCGCTGCTTGATGGCTGCGGGCGGGTGCTCGGGGTGAACAGCTTCGGCGCGGATTCGGACGGGTCGGATGCCGAGTTCTACTTCGCGGTATCCCTGCGCGAGCTGATGCCTTTCCTGCGCGAGAACGAGATTCAGCCGCGCGTGAATTCGCTGCCCTGTCGCTCGATTGACGAATTGAACGCAGCTGAGCGCGCTCGCTTCGAGCAACAGCGCGCGGAAGCGCAGGAACGAATTGCAGCGCGTGAGACGGCTTTGCGCGAGGCGCGTGATGCAGCCCGGCTCCAGGCGCAGATTGAAGTGATGGAGCGCCGTGACAACGCGATGGCTATCGCGATGGTGCTGCTGCTGGTGGCGATTGGCGCAGCCTACACCGCGGGCCAGCTTCGCACCTCGCTTGCCGACAAGCCCGAGCTGAGGAACCGCGCGATGATCGCGGCGGGGGTTGCAGGCGCGGCGTTAATTGCAACGGTGATCGTCTGGGTCACGCGGCCCGGCTATTCCGAGATCGAGGAACGCACCGCCGCGCTGCTGGGAGAAGACGACGCGCCGCCAACCGACACCACCAATCCTGCATCGACCATCGTTGGCGACGGGACGCTGATCTGCACGCTCGACACCGACCGCAGCCGCATCACCGGTGCGCGCACGGATGACGTCGAATTCGACTGGGCCGCGACCGGCTGCGTCAATGAGCGCACTCAATACGGGCTCATGAACGGCGACTGGACTCGCGTGCTGGTCCCGGGCGACGAAGCGGCGGTTTCGGTCAGCACTTACGATCCCGACACGCGCACCTTCCGCACCGACCGTTATCTGCTCGGGCGTCAGGCCATGAACGCCGCGCGCGAGGCCCGCAGCGCCTATGACCCGCCAGCATGCGGTGTCACCGATGCCGCGCGCACCGTCGCAGAACAGCAGAGCGCTCTGGTCGCGCAATTGCCTGAACGGCCCAATGAACGGCTGGTCTATTCGTGCGAGACAAAGCGCGCAGATAGCGGCGCTGGCGCCTTGAACGCGGAGCAATAG